A genome region from Meriones unguiculatus strain TT.TT164.6M chromosome 2, Bangor_MerUng_6.1, whole genome shotgun sequence includes the following:
- the LOC132652327 gene encoding protocadherin beta-18, whose protein sequence is MAPRGSRFPRQRQVLFLFLFGGLCLADSEFGRYSVTEEMERGSFVANLAKDLGLGVEALAAKRTRVVSDDNKQHLLLDSHTGDLLTNEKLDREKLCGSTEPCMLFFQILMDNPFQIYRAELRIVDINDHSPVFQDKAMILKIPENTAVGAAFRLQRAQDADVGQNGIRNYTISPNSFFHITVRDSDEGMVYPELVVDKALDWEEQQEFMLTLTAFDGGSPPRSGTAVIHVVVLDINDNAPQFSQERYQTQTPENSPVGLVVNQVSAEDVDSGVNAEVSYSFFDASEDIRATFQINPFSGEIMLRALLDYELVKSYKLNIQAVDGGGLSARCTVLVQVLDINDNAPELIMSSLVSEVVENSPETVLAVFRINDRDSGENGKTVCYIQENLPFLLRPSVDNFYILMTEGALDRESRADYNITITVSDMGSPRLTTQHTITVQVSDINDNAPSFTQSSYTLSVRENNSPALHIGTIRATDSDSGSNAHITYSLLPPNDPQLALTSLVSINADNGQLFALRSLDYEALHSFEFLVAATDQGSPVLSSQVLVRVLVLDDNDNAPFVLYPLQNASAPCTELVPRAAEPGYLVTKVVAVDHDSGQNAWLSFQLLKATEPGLFSMWAHNGEVRTTRLLSERDAPKHRLLLLVRDNGDPQRSASVTLHVLLVDGFSQPYLPLPEVARDPEQEEDALTLYLVIALASVSSLFLLSVLVFVGVRLCRRARAASLGVCSVPEVHFPGHLVDVSGTGTLSQSYQYEVCLMGGSSDTSDFKFLKPIYADVHAHGS, encoded by the coding sequence ATGGCACCCAGAGGGTCACGCTTCCCCAGACAAAGGCAAGtgttatttctctttctgtttgggGGACTGTGTTTGGCAGATTCTGAGTTTGGACGTTATTCAGTGACTGAGGAAATGGAAAGGGGATCATTTGTGGCGAATCTGGCAAAGGATCTGGGGCTGGGCGTGGAAGCTCTGGCTGCAAAGAGAACCAGGGTGGTTTCTGATGATAACAAACAGCACTTGCTCCTGGATTCTCACACCGGAGATTTGCTCACAAATGAGAAACTGGACCGGGAGAAGCTGTGCGGCTCCACAGAGCCCTGCATGCTGTTTTTCCAAATTTTGATGGATAACCCCTTTCAGATTTACCGGGCTGAGCTGAGAATAGTGGATATAAATGATCACTCACCTGTGTTCCAGGACAAAGCgatgattttaaaaataccagAAAACACAGCTGTGGGGGCAGCATTTCGATTACAAAGAGCACAAGACGCAGATGTAGGACAGAATGGAATCCGAAACTACACCATCAGCCCCAACTCTTTTTTTCATATAACCGTTCGTGACAGCGATGAAGGGATGGTTTATCCAGAGCTGGTGGTAGACAAAGCTCTGGATTGGGAGGAGCAGCAGGAGTTCATGTTAACACTCACAGCGTTTGATGGCGGGTCTCCACCCAGGTCTGGGACAGCCGTTATACATGTTGTGGTCTTGGATATCAATGATAATGCCCCACAGTTTTCCCAGGAACGTTATCAAACCCAGACTCCAGAAAACAGCCCAGTAGGCCTTGTTGTCAATCAAGTCTCTGCAGAAGATGTAGACTCCGGAGTCAATGCAGAAGTGTCCTACTCGTTCTTTGATGCTTCTGAAGATATACGAGCCACCTTTCAAATCAATCCTTTCTCTGGGGAAATCATGCTCAGAGCTTTGCTTGATTATGAGTTGGTTAAGTCCTATAAGTTAAATATACAGGCAGTTGATGGTGGAGGCCTTTCAGCTAGATGCACAGTTTTAGTTCAGGTTTTAGACATCAATGATAACGCCCCTGAACTGATCATGTCGTCACTTGTCAGCGAAGTTGTTGAGAACTCTCCTGAAACCGTGTTGGCGGTTTTTAGGATTAATGACAGAGACTCTGGGGAAAATGGAAAGACAGTTTGTTACATTCAAGAAAATTTGCCTTTCCTTCTAAGACCCTCTGTAGACAACTTTTACATCCTAATGACAGAAGGAGCACTGGACAGAGAGAGCAGAGCTGACTACAACATCACCATCACCGTCTCCGACATGGGCTCACCCAGGCTCACAACCCAGCACACCATAACAGTGCAGGTGTCCGACATCAACGACAATGCCCCCTCCTTCACCCAATCCTCCTACACCCTGTCTGTCCGCGAGAACAACAGCCCGGCCCTGCACATAGGCACCATCAGAGCCACAGACTCAGACTCTGGCTCCAATGCCCACATCACCTACTCGCTGCTGCCGCCCAATGACCCGCAGCTGGCCCTCACCTCGCTGGTCTCCATCAATGCAGACAATGGGCAGCTGTTCGCGCTCAGATCCCTGGACTATGAGGCCCTGCATTCCTTCGAGTTCCTCGTGGCCGCCACAGACCAAGGCTCCCCTGTTCTCAGCAGCCAGGTGCTGGTTCGCGTGCTGGTGCTGGACGACAATGACAATGCGCCCTTCGTGCTCTACCCTCTGCAGAACGCCTCTGCACCCTGCACTGAGCTGGTGCCCAGGGCTGCGGAGCCTGGCTACCTGGTCACCAAGGTGGTGGCTGTGGACCACGACTCTGGCCAGAACGCCTGGCTGTCGTTCCAGCTGCTCAAGGCCACGGAGCCAGGGCTGTTCAGCATGTGGGCGCACAATGGCGAGGTGCGCACCACCAGGCTGCTGAGTGAGCGCGATGCCCCCAAgcacaggctgctgctgctggtcaggGACAATGGCGATCCTCAGCGCTCTGCCAGTGTCACTCTGCATGTGCTGCTGGTGGATGGCTTCTCCCagccctacctgcctctgccagaggTGGCGCGCGACCCAGAGCAAGAAGAGGACGCGCTAACACTCTACCTGGTCATAGCCTTGGCATCTgtgtcttctctcttcctcttgtcTGTGCTGGTGTTCGTGGGGGTGAGGCTGTGCAGGAGGGCCAGGGCGGCCTCACTGGGTGTCTGCTCTGTGCCTGAAGTACACTTCCCTGGCCACCTGGTGGATGTCAGCGGTACAGGAACCCTGTCCCAGAGCTACCAGTATGAGGTGTGTCTGATGGGAGGCTCTTCTGATACCAGTGATTTCAAGTTTTTGAAACCGATTTACGCTGATGTTCATGCTCATGGTTCCTAG
- the LOC110539478 gene encoding LOW QUALITY PROTEIN: protocadherin beta-16-like (The sequence of the model RefSeq protein was modified relative to this genomic sequence to represent the inferred CDS: inserted 2 bases in 1 codon) — METVRMHNPRQRQVLAFFVSLSVSWASTELGPYSIEEETERGSLVANLGKGLGVELAEIATRRARVISQETKEYLQLNVQSGDLLVNEKLDREELCGPIEPCVLHFQVLMENPLEVFQAELRVKDINDHSPVFREREMILRIPENSPLESTFPLNNALDSDVEINNIQSYKLSSNSHFLVVTRNRSDGRKYPELVLKKEVDREREPELRLTLTALDGGSPPRSGMARVLIEVVDINDNAPEFQQPLYQVRIPEDSPSGSLVVTVSANDLDSGENGKVLYALSQPAEDVSRTLEVNPVTGEIRLRKEVDFETTPSYEVDVKATDGGGLSGKCTLLLQVXPPEVMLSALTSPVPENSPDEVVAVFTVRDPDSGNNGKVISSIREDLPFLLKSSGKNFYTLVTKRALDREERAQYNITITVSDMGSPRLTTQHTITVQVSDINDNAPAFTQSSYTLSVRENNSPALHIGTIRATDSDSGSNAHITYSLLPSQDPQLDLTSLISINTDNGQLFALRALDYETLQAFEFLVEAVDQGSPALSSQALVRVLVLDDNDNAPFVLYPLQNASAPCTELLPRAAEPGYLVTKVVAVDRDSGQNAWLSFQLLKATEPGLFSVWAHNGEVRTTRLLSERDAPKHRLLLLVRDNGDPQRSASVTLHVLLVDGFSQPYLPLPEVARDPAQDGEDVLTLYLVIALASVSSLFLLSVLLFVGVRLCRRARAASLGVCSVPEGHFPGHLMDVRGMGTLSQSYQYEVCLMGDSSGTSDFNFLKPVLPSSLHQSSGTEMEENSTLKNSFGFDH, encoded by the exons ATGGAGACTGTAAGGATGCACAATCCGAGACAAAGGCAAGTCCTGGCTTTCTTCGTTTCTCTGAGTGTGTCTTGGGCAAGCACGGAGCTGGGTCCATATTCCATAGAGGAAGAAACGGAGAGGGGCTCCCTTGTGGCAAATCTTGGGAAAGGTCTGGGGGTGGAGCTGGCAGAGATAGCCACGCGCCGGGCTCGGGTCATTTCCCAGGAAACCAAAGAGTATTTGCAGCTCAACGTTCAGTCTGGAGATTTGCTCGTAAATGAGAAACTAGACCGAGAGGAGCTATGTGGTCCCATTGAGCCTTGTGTCCTACACTTCCAAGTGTTAATGGAAAACCCTCTAGAGGTATTCCAGGCTGAACTGAGGGTGAAGGACATAAACGACCATTCTCCAGTgttcagagaaagagaaatgatcCTGAGGATACCAGAAAACAGTCCGCTGGAAAGTACATTCCCTTTAAATAATGCTCTGGACTCAGACGTAGAAATCAACAATATCCAGAGCTACAAGCTCAGCTCAAACTCTCATTTCCTGGTGGTAACCCGCAACCGCAGTGACGGCAGGAAGTACCCGGAGCTGGTGCTCAAGAAGGAAGTGGATCGGGAGAGGGAGCCCGAGCTGAGGTTAACTCTGACAGCTTTGGATGGCGGCTCTCCTCCCCGGTCTGGGATGGCCCGGGTTCTCATTGAAGTCGTGGACATCAACGATAACGCGCCGGAGTTTCAGCAACCGCTGTACCAAGTGCGAATCCCCGAGGACAGCCCCTCCGGCTCCCTGGTAGTCACAGTCTCTGCCAATGACTTAGACAGTGGAGAGAATGGGAAAGTACTGTACGCGCTCTCCCAGCCTGCAGAAGATGTCAGCAGAACGTTAGAAGTGAATCCCGTGACCGGGGAGATTCGGCTACGAAAAGAAGTCGATTTTGAAACGACACCCTCTTATGAAGTGGACGTCAAGGCCACCGACGGGGGAGGGCTCTCGGGAAAATGCACTCTGCTCCTGCAGGT CCCTCCAGAAGTGATGCTATCGGCGCTCACCAGCCCAGTGCCAGAAAACTCCCCCGATGAAGTAGTTGCTGTTTTTACTGTTCGAGATCCTGACTCGGGGAACAATGGAAAGGTGATTTCCTCCATCCGGGAAGACCTTCCctttcttctaaaatcttctgGAAAGAATTTTTACACTTTAGTAACAAAAAGAGCACTAGACAGGGAAGAAAGAGCACAATACAACATCACCATCACCGTCTCCGACATGGGCTCACCCAGGCTCACAACCCAGCACACCATAACAGTGCAGGTGTCCGACATCAACGACAACGCCCCCGCCTTCACCCAATCCTCCTACACCCTGTCTGTCCGCGAGAACAACAGCCCCGCCCTGCACATAGGCACCATCAGAGCCACAGACTCAGACTCTGGCTCCAATGCCCACATCACCTACTCGCTGCTGCCATCACAGGACCCGCAGCTGGACCTCACCTCACTCATCTCCATCAACACCGATAATGGGCAGCTGTTTGCGCTTAGAGCGCTGGACTATGAGACCCTGCAGGCCTTTGAGTTCCTCGTGGAAGCTGTAGATCAAGGCTCCCCTGCACTCAGCAGCCAGGCGCTGGTGCGCGTGCTGGTGCTGGATGACAATGATAATGCGCCCTTCGTGCTCTACCCTCTGCAGAACGCCTCTGCGCCCTGCACTGAGCTGCTGCCCAGGGCGGCGGAGCCTGGCTACCTGGTCACCAAGGTGGTGGCAGTGGACCGCGACTCTGGCCAGAACGCCTGGCTGTCATTCCAGCTGCTCAAGGCCACGGAGCCAGGGCTGTTCAGCGTGTGGGCGCACAATGGCGAGGTGCGCACCACCAGGCTGCTGAGTGAGCGCGATGCCCCCAAgcacaggctgctgctgctggtcaggGACAATGGCGATCCTCAGCGCTCTGCCAGTGTCACTCTGCATGTGTTGCTGGTGGATGGCTTCTCCCagccctacctgcctctgccagaggTGGCGCGCGACCCCGCTCAGGATGGTGAAGATGTGCTCACGCTGTACCTGGTCATAGCCTTGGCATCTgtgtcctctctcttcctcttgtcCGTGCTGCTGTTCGTGGGGGTGAGGCTGTGCAGGAGGGCCAGGGCGGCCTCACTGGGTGTCTGCTCTGTGCCTGAGGGGCATTTTCCTGGCCACCTGATGGACGTCAGAGGTATGGGGACCCTGTCCCAGAGCTACCAGTATGAGGTATGTCTGATGGGGGATTCTTCTGGGACCAGCGATTTTAACTTCCTAAAGCCAGTTCTCCCTAGCTCCTTGCACCAGAGCTCTGGGACAGAAATGGAGGAAAATTCCACACTCAAGAACAGTTTTGGATTTGATCATTAA
- the LOC110539473 gene encoding protocadherin beta-8-like: MEASRKLICRQRQVLFFFFLLGFSQVSAGELRRYSVVEEKEGRSFVTNLVNDLGLGQLELSRRGAKVISKGNKLHLQLDQEKGDLLLNERMDREELCGLTEPCLLRFQVLLDNPLEIFQAELEVTDINDHSPTFLDKEIMLKISESSLPGTTFPLKNAQDMDIGQNGIDNYLVSSNSYFHVLTRKRSDGKKYPELVLDRALDREEEAELRLTLTAQDGGSPPRSGTTEVHIEVLDFNDNAPEFEQLFYRAQIPEDSPIGFLIITVSATDKDIGVNGEISYSLFQASDDISNTFSIHPLTGEVRLKKHLDFEKTPSYEVNVEAKDAGTFSGKCTILAQVMDVNDHAPEIILSALTNPIPENLPETMVAVFSVSDLDSGENGKISCSIQNDLPFFLKPSGENFYTLLTQKPLDRETTAEYNITITVSDMGTPRLTTQHTITVQVSDINDNAPAFTQTSYTLSVRENNSPALHIGTIRATDSDSGSNAHITYSLLPSQDPQLALATLISINTDNGQLFALRSLDYEALKSFEFRVAATDQGSPALSSQALVRVLVLDDNDNAPFVLYPLQNASAPCTELVPRAAEPGYLVTKVVAVDRDSGQNAWLSFQLLKATEPGLFSVWAHNGEVRTTRLLSERDAPKHRLLLLVRDNGDPQRSASVTLHVLLVDGFSQPYLPLPEVARDPAQDDEDVLTLYLVIALASVSSLFLLSVLLFVGVRLCRRARAASLGVCSVPEGHFPGHLVNVSGSGTLSQSYQYEVCLRGDSGTGEFKFLKPISPFQDHSLGPEMGENPNSRNDWGFDIQLK; this comes from the coding sequence ATGGAGGCCAGCAGGAAGCTCATTTGCAGACAAAGGcaagtcctttttttctttttcctattagGATTCTCTCAAGTGAGTGCAGGGGAACTAAGGCGCTATTCTGTggtggaggaaaaggagggaaggtcCTTTGTAACCAATTTAGTAAACGACTTGGGTCTTGGGCAGCTGGAACTCTCCAGGCGAGGGGCTAAGGTCATTTCTAAAGGTAACAAACTGCATTTGCAGCTGGATCAGGAGAAGGGGGATTTGCTGTTAAATGAGAGAATGGATCGTGAGGAACTGTGTGGGCTCACCGAGCCATGCCTGCTACGCTTCCAAGTGCTGCTAGATAACCCCTTAGAAATTTTTCAAGCTGAGCTAGAAGTAACAGACATAAATGACCACTCTCCAACGTTCCTGGACAAAGAAATCATGCTAAAGATATCAGAGAGCAGTCTTCCTGGAACTACATTTCCCCTGAAGAACGCTCAGGACATGGATATAGGACAAAATGGCATTGACAACTATCTTGTCAGCTCCAACTCTTACTTCCATGTGCTCACTCGAAAACGCAGTGATGGCAAGAAATACCCTGAACTGGTACTAGACAGAGCACTGGATAGAGAGGAGGAGGCTGAGCTCAGGTTAACGCTCACCGCGCAGGATGGCGGCTCTCCACCGAGGTCTGGCACCACTGAGGTCCACATTGAAGTATTGGACTTCAATGATAATGCTCCTGAGTTTGAGCAGCTCTTCTACAGAGCACAGATCCCAGAGGATAGCCCAATAGGCTTTCTGATCATCACTGTCTCTGCTACAGATAAGGACATAGGGGTCAATGGAGAGATCTCCTATTCACTCTTCCAAGCTTCAGATGATATTAGCAACACCTTTTCAATCCACCCCTTGACAGGGGAAGTGCGGTTGAAAAAACACCTTGATTTTGAGAAGACTCCGTCCTATGAAGTAAATGTTGAGGCAAAAGATGCTGGAACGTTTTCTGGAAAATGCACGATTCTGGCACAGGTCATGGATGTAAATGACCATGCTCCCGAGATTATCCTGTCTGCATTAACAAATCCCATCCCTGAGAATTTACCAGAAACTATGGTGGCAGTTTTTAGCGTTTCTGATCTAGATtcaggagaaaatgggaaaataagCTGCTCCATTCAGAATGATCTACCCTTCTTTCTAAAGCCTTCCGGGGAAAACTTTTACACGCTATTAACACAAAAACCTTTAGATAGAGAGACTACAGCAGAGTACAACATCACCATCACAGTCTCCGACATGGGCACACCCAGGCTCACAACCCAGCACACCATAACAGTGCAGGTGTCCGACATCAACGACAACGCCCCCGCCTTCACCCAAACCTCCTACACCCTGTCTGTCCGCGAGAACAACAGCCCCGCCCTGCACATAGGCACCATCAGAGCCACAGACTCAGACTCAGGCTCCAATGCCCACATCACCTACTCGCTGCTGCCATCACAGGACCCGCAGCTGGCACTGGCGACGCTCATCTCCATTAATACCGATAATGGGCAGCTGTTCGCGCTCAGGTCCCTGGACTATGAGGCTCTAAAGTCCTTCGAGTTCCGCGTGGCCGCCACAGACCAAGGCTCTCCAGCGCTCAGCAGTCAGGCGCTGGTGCGCGTGCTGGTGCTGGACGACAATGACAATGCGCCCTTCGTGCTCTACCCTCTGCAGAACGCCTCTGCGCCCTGCACTGAGCTGGTACCTAGGGCGGCGGAACCTGGCTACCTGGTCACCAAGGTGGTGGCAGTGGACCGCGACTCTGGCCAGAACGCCTGGCTGTCATTCCAGCTGCTCAAGGCCACGGAGCCAGGGCTGTTCAGCGTGTGGGCGCACAATGGCGAGGTGCGCACCACCAGGCTGCTGAGTGAGCGCGATGCCCCCAAgcacaggctgctgctgctggtcaggGACAATGGCGATCCTCAGCGCTCTGCCAGTGTCACTCTGCATGTGCTGCTGGTGGATGGCTTCTCCCagccctacctgcctctgccagaggTGGCGCGCGACCCCGCGCAGGATGATGAAGATGTGCTCACGCTGTACCTGGTCATCGCCTTGGCGTCTGTGTCTTcactcttcctcctttctgtgctgcTGTTCGTGGGGGTGAGGCTGTGCAGGAGGGCCAGGGCGGCCTCTCTGGGTGTCTGCTCTGTGCCTGAAGGACACTTTCCTGGCCACCTAGTGAATGTCAGCGGCTCAGGAACCCTGTCCCAGAGCTACCAGTATGAGGTGTGTCTAAGGGGAGACTCTGGGACTGGTGAGTTCAAATTCCTGAAACCAATTTCACCTTTCCAAGACCATTCTCTTGGACCAGAAATGGGAGAAAATCCCAACTCTAGAAATGACTGGGGTTTTGATATTCAGTTAAAATAA
- the Pcdhb7 gene encoding protocadherin beta-7: protein METRLEQAMQKRQVLFLCVFLGASWARAKQLQYSVAEETDKGTFLGNLEKDLGLRLGELSAREARIVSDQNTQFLLLSPLTGELILNEKLDREELCGPTEPCVLTFQVLLEKPFQIYSAALHVKDINDNSPVFLDKEILLRILESTTPGATFLLERAQDSDVGRNSLSNYTISPNANFHIQVHDGGEGIVFPELVLDQMLDREETPEFTLTLTALDGGAPPRSGTTLVKILVLDINDNSPEFVQSLYKVQLPENTPVGSLVVAVSARDLDMGSYGQIAYTFFYATERILQTFQINSTSGSLYLKGELNYEAIQTYSITIQAKDGGGLSGKCTVVVEVMDVNDNAPELLMSSLTSPIAENSPETVVAVFKIRDRDSGNNRKTMCSIPHDLPFVLKPSVENFYTLVTEKPLDRESNTEYNITITVSDMGSPRLTTQHTITVQVSDINDNAPAFTQSSYTLSVRENNSPALHIGTIRATDSDSGSNAHITYSLLPSQDRQLALVTLISINTNNGQLFALRSLDYEVLQSFEFRVAATDQGSPALSSQALVRVLVLDDNDNAPFVLYPLQNASAPCTELLPRAAEPGYLVTKVVAVDRDSGQNAWLLFQLLKATEPGLFSVWAHNGEVRTTRLLSERDAPKHRLLLLVKDNGDPQRSASVTLHVLLVDGFSQPYLPLPEVARDPEQEEDSLTLYLVIALASVSSLFLLSMLLFVGVRLCRRARAASLGVCSVPEGHFPGHLLDVGSAGTLSQNYQYEVCLTGGSGISSEFKFLKPIAPNFLTESTSREVE from the coding sequence atgGAGACCAGATTGGAGCAAGCTATGCAGAAAAGGCAAGTactgtttctttgtgtatttctGGGAGCATCTTGGGCTAGAGCCAAACAGCTTCAGTATTCTGTGGCAGAGGAAACTGATAAAGGCACTTTCCTGGGCAATCTAGAGAAAGATTTGGGGTTAAGGCTGGGGGAACTGTCAGCCCGTGAAGCTAGAATTGTTTCTGACCAGAACACACAGTTTTTACTGCTCAGTCCGCTTACTGGAGAATTAATCCTAAACGAGAAGCTGGACCGAGAGGAATTGTGTGGCCCCACAGAGCCCTGTGTGCTGACTTTCCAGGTGCTGTTGGAAAAACCATTTCAGATCTACAGCGCTGCACTCCATGTCAAAGATATAAATGATAATTCTCCAGTATTTCTAGACAAAGAAATCCTCTTGAGAATATTAGAAAGTACCACTCCAGGGGCGACGTTTCTCTTGGAAAGGGCACAGGATTCTGACGTGGGAAGGAACAGCCTGAGTAACTACACCATCAGTCCCAACGCTAACTTCCACATTCAAGTGCATGATGGAGGGGAGGGGATTGTCTTTCCTGAGCTGGTGCTGGATCAAATGCTGGACCGGGAAGAAACACCAGAGTTCACGTTAACTCTCACAGCCTTAGATGGTGGAGCTCCGCCCAGATCTGGGACCACCCTGGTGAAAATCCTGGTGTTAGATATAAATGACAACTCCCCTGAATTTGTGCAGTCACTCTACAAAGTGCAGTTACCTGAAAACACCCCTGTTGGCTCCTTGGTGGTTGCTGTGTCTGCTAGGGATTTAGACATGGGAAGTTATGGACAAATAGCATACACATTTTTTTATGCCACTGAGAGAATTCTCCAAACGTTTCAAATCAATTCTACATCCGGCAGTCTTTATCTTAAAGGCGAACTCAACTACGAAGCAATCCAAACTTACTCAATAACCATTCAGGCCAAAGATGGTGGAGGACTCTCTGGGAAATGCACTGTGGTTGTAGAGGTAATGGATGTAAATGATAACGCACCCGAACTTCTCATGTCATCACTTACTAGCCCAATTGCAGAAAATTCGCCAGAAACAGTCGTTGCAGTTTTTAAGATTAGAGACAGAGATTCGGGAAACAACAGGAAAACCATGTGCTCCATTCCGCATGATCTCCCTTTCGTCCTGAAGCCATCTGTGGAAAATTTCTACACTCTGGTAACAGAGAAGCCTTTAGATAGAGAATCAAACACTGAGTACAACATCACCATCACCGTCTCCGACATGGGCTCACCCAGGCTCACAACCCAGCACACCATAACAGTGCAGGTGTCCGACATCAACGACAACGCCCCCGCCTTCACCCAATCCTCCTACACCCTGTCTGTCCGCGAGAACAACAGCCCCGCCCTGCACATAGGCACCATCAGAGCCACAGACTCAGACTCTGGCTCCAATGCCCACATCACCTACTCGCTGTTGCCATCACAGGACCGGCAGCTGGCACTGGTGACGCTCATCTCCATCAATACCAATAACGGGCAGCTGTTCGCGCTCAGGTCCCTGGACTATGAGGTCCTGCAGTCCTTCGAGTTCCGTGTGGCCGCCACAGACCAAGGCTCTCCAGCTCTCAGCAGCCAGGCGCTGGTGCGCGTCCTGGTGCTGGACGACAATGACAATGCGCCCTTCGTGCTTTACCCTCTGCAGAACGCCTCTGCGCCCTGCACTGAGCTGCTGCCCAGGGCGGCGGAGCCCGGCTACCTGGTCACCAAGGTGGTGGCAGTGGACCGCGACTCTGGCCAGAACGCCTGGCTGTTATTCCAGCTGCTCAAGGCCACGGAGCCAGGGCTGTTCAGCGTGTGGGCACACAATGGCGAGGTGCGCACCACCAGGCTGCTGAGTGAGCGCGATGCCCCCAAgcacaggctgctgctgctggtcaaGGACAATGGCGATCCTCAGCGCTCTGCCAGTGTCACACTGCATGTGTTGCTGGTGGATGGCTTCTCCCagccctacctgcctctgccagaggTGGCGCGCGACCCAGAGCAAGAAGAGGACTCGCTAACACTCTACCTGGTCATAGCCTTGGCATCTGTGTCTTCGCTCTTTCTCTTGTCGATGCTGCTGTTTGTGGGGGTGAGGCTGTGCAGGAGGGCCAGGGCGGCCTCTCTGGGTGTCTGCTCTGTGCCTGAGGGACACTTTCCTGGACACCTGTTGGATGTCGGCAGCGCAGGGACCCTTTCCCAGAACTACCAATATGAGGTGTGTCTGACTGGAGGATCAGGGATTTCCAGTGAATTTAAGTTCCTAAAACCAATAGCTCCCAACTTCCTAACCGAAAGTACAAGCAGAGAAGtggagtaa